The genomic window CAACGGCTTTAAGGGCAGCACGGTTCATAAAAGCACGGTCGTATAAATGCAAAATAAACACAGGCGTTTCGGGCGCAATGGCATTTATTTCTTCCAGCGTTGGCATTCTCCTTTCAGCAAACTGAAACTCAGACCAGCCCCCAACTACGCGCACCCATTGTGGTGATGGGGTAATATCTACCTGCTCTTTAAGCATCCGTAAGGCATCGGCAAGCGATGGAACACCATCCCAGCGTAGTTCCAGGTTGAAATTTAACCCACCACGGATTAAATGGATATGGGAGTCGTTAATCCCCGGAACAACCCGCTTTTTGCCCAAATCAATCAGCCTAGTTGCAGAACCCGAAAAATTCATGATGTCGCTATCACGACCAACGGCGATGAACTTGCCATCTTTAACGGCAACGGCTGTTATTTCTTCCTTTTGCCTGGCAATGGTATGAATCTTACCATTGAATAAAATGATATCTGCAGTCATGGTGTCTTCTTTTTAGATTTGAGATCTTAATTTTTAATGGCAGCAATTGCTTCCTGAATACCTTCTCCAGCAGTTGTAAAAAATGCCGGGCCCGCCAAAAGGATCACTTTCGCCACCGGTTTAAAGGTTGCCATATTCTTTTCTTTTAACCAGGTTTGAGTTCTGTAAGCCTCGAAAATGCCTTTTACAACGTTGCCCGCAACCAATGCCGTTGGCGAATCAATCCCTGCGTCTTTTAAATCACTTGCAAAAGAAAAATTGTTTACACCCAACTTAAGTGCTTCTCTCATGGCAATGCTGCCTATTCCGGTCATTAGTTCTGGGGTGAATTTATTTCGATCGCCTAGACCGATCAAAAGCAGCCGTTTGCCACCTATGGTGCCCTTTGGGGGAGAAATTAAAATGGTTTCGTTGGCGTGACCCAGAAATTTCCCGCTTTTGCGGATTTCGGTGATCAAACCTTTCATATCCTGATCCAGGTGTACCAAACCATTTAACGCTGGCGGAAGTGCGGGTGGTGAGTTAAAAATATCTCCTTCGGTGTACTCAAAAACACAGGCAATCTGTAAATCGCTAACCTGCGCCGATGGCCCCTGAACGACACCCTCGATGGCAATCCCATCAACCGTACCCCAGACTTTGGCCGTTCCGATTGCGGTGGTTGTTTGTGCGAATGCTGTTCCTGTAACAAATACAGCAAATATGATGAGTGATAGCCTGAAGTTTTGGATTGCAGCTATTGATGTTTTAGTGAAGTTATTTTTCATTTTCTTATTGTTTAAAATTTGTATGATACCTGAGCATTAAAAAACTTTGAATTATCCCAGAGTGGTACGATATCTTTTATAAAATCACCCACCCTGAAATATTGCCCCCCACAACTGAATGAAAGGTTGTTATTGAATTTATAATCTGCACTGAGCAGATAAGTGGTACCGATAAAGCGATGGTTAGAAAGTGAACCTGCGGTATTAAAATTTCCGCTGGGACGATAAATCCCGTCGTTTGTAGAATACCTCCAGTTAAAAACTACATCAGCCTGGATGCTTAATTTATCGGTTGGGCTAAGGGTTAAGTAAGGGTGCAGATCGATCAAATTCGAAGGTCCGATAAGGGGATTAAATCCAAAATAACCTCCTTTAGGATACAAGGGATTAAAAGTTTGGAGTTTTCCATCGCCAGCTTTCTGGTCTCCTGAGATATAATCGTTCCGCAGGTTTACAGAAGGCTTAAGCTTGGTTTCTTCAAAAGTATAACCCAATTCAATCGCCATTGTCCAGGCATCGATATTGCTACTTCCAAACTTGCCAAACTGATAGGCTGCTTCTACATTATAGATAAAACCACCGCCACTTTTCCAATATCGCGTAGCCAGGGTATGCCTGATTTCTTTTGCTATGCCTTCTTCAAATTCAGCATCATCGCGCCTGATGCCTAAATAATAGAAATCAAAGTTTCCGCCTTGCTGGATATTGAGATTCGAATAAGCGCCCCAAAGGTTTGCCTGATGGCTGGGGCGATTATCGAATACCCCGAAATTCACTTCATCGGCTGCTAAAACGAATGCATCCAACGAAAACCGTGGTGTTGCATACATCAGTTTTGCTCCTGTAAAGTATTGCCTTACCGTAGTACCCTCCCGCACAGAAATTAACCGCCCCGAACCGTAATTTATTTCCTGCCTGCCCACCCGAACGGCTAATTTGTTTAATGAATCTTTAAGTATGCGATATTCTGCGAAAAGATTTTGAACTGCAAGCTGATCCTCATCAACCGGAGAGGGGCCATACTTACTACCGTTTTCCAGAGCACTGTTTACCTGAGCGAAAACCCGCAGTCTTTCTCCAACATTTAAATCAGCATAAAGCGAGTATCGTTGTAAAAAAGAATAATTGAAACCCTGATCTTTGATCCAGTCTTCATTGATTTTGCCTCCATATTCCTCCCTGATTTCGCCACCAAAACTGAGGTAAACTTTTTTATCTACCGAAAGCGGCAGGAACTTTAATGTATTGTAGAAGTTCCTTGCCGAATCTTTCAAATGGCTATAATCCTCATCGTAGCGCATAAGCTTAATGCCTTGGGCGAAAGCCACAGTTGTTGATAAGCAAAAACAGATTGCAACAACGAATGCCAAATGGGGATAATCAGTTCTCATTTTATATAAATGAGAATTAGTGTTTTACCATTTTGTGTGCATACTGGATACCAAGGCCATAACCTGCACCGTATTTTTTCATCAGTGTGGTTACAGGCTCATAGGTTCCGGTTCTGGCCCAATCTCTTTGAAGTTCGAGGATGTACTGCACAGAAGTTACCGGTTTTACACCTGCATGCACCATCCGTTGAATGGCCCGTTCGTGTGCCTCATTGCTTACATCACCACAGGCATCAGTAATCACGAAAACATCAAAACCTTCTGATAAGGCCGATAAAGCCGGACCAACGATACAAACACCCGTCCAAAGACCGGCCAATACAAGTTTCTTTTTTCCGGTTGCAGTGATTGCTTTGTAAGCCGGTTCATCTTCCCAGGTATTCATCGAAGTCCTGTCGATATAATTTGAAGTAGCCTGGGGATAAAATTCTTCAATTTCTGGAAAAACAGGGCCCGCAAACGACTCTTCGGCAACTGTGGTTACAATAGTGGGTACGTTAAAGATTTTAGATGCACCACAAACAATGGCAACATTTGTACGAAGTTCGGTAATAGAGATGCTTTTTGTTGCAAAAGCCATCTGTCCTTCGAAATCGATTAATACTAATGCATGATTTT from Flavobacterium sp. W4I14 includes these protein-coding regions:
- a CDS encoding hypothetical protein (product_source=Hypo-rule applied; cath_funfam=3.40.220.10; cleavage_site_network=SignalP-TM; pfam=PF02789; superfamily=52949; transmembrane_helix_parts=Inside_1_19,TMhelix_20_42,Outside_43_246); translated protein: MKNNFTKTSIAAIQNFRLSLIIFAVFVTGTAFAQTTTAIGTAKVWGTVDGIAIEGVVQGPSAQVSDLQIACVFEYTEGDIFNSPPALPPALNGLVHLDQDMKGLITEIRKSGKFLGHANETILISPPKGTIGGKRLLLIGLGDRNKFTPELMTGIGSIAMREALKLGVNNFSFASDLKDAGIDSPTALVAGNVVKGIFEAYRTQTWLKEKNMATFKPVAKVILLAGPAFFTTAGEGIQEAIAAIKN
- a CDS encoding hypothetical protein (product_source=Hypo-rule applied; pfam=PF13372; superfamily=103515; transmembrane_helix_parts=Inside_1_6,TMhelix_7_24,Outside_25_459), coding for MRTDYPHLAFVVAICFCLSTTVAFAQGIKLMRYDEDYSHLKDSARNFYNTLKFLPLSVDKKVYLSFGGEIREEYGGKINEDWIKDQGFNYSFLQRYSLYADLNVGERLRVFAQVNSALENGSKYGPSPVDEDQLAVQNLFAEYRILKDSLNKLAVRVGRQEINYGSGRLISVREGTTVRQYFTGAKLMYATPRFSLDAFVLAADEVNFGVFDNRPSHQANLWGAYSNLNIQQGGNFDFYYLGIRRDDAEFEEGIAKEIRHTLATRYWKSGGGFIYNVEAAYQFGKFGSSNIDAWTMAIELGYTFEETKLKPSVNLRNDYISGDQKAGDGKLQTFNPLYPKGGYFGFNPLIGPSNLIDLHPYLTLSPTDKLSIQADVVFNWRYSTNDGIYRPSGNFNTAGSLSNHRFIGTTYLLSADYKFNNNLSFSCGGQYFRVGDFIKDIVPLWDNSKFFNAQVSYKF
- a CDS encoding nicotinamidase-related amidase (product_source=COG1335; cath_funfam=3.40.50.850; cog=COG1335; pfam=PF00857; superfamily=52499) — its product is MKPSPDLLSPENHALVLIDFEGQMAFATKSISITELRTNVAIVCGASKIFNVPTIVTTVAEESFAGPVFPEIEEFYPQATSNYIDRTSMNTWEDEPAYKAITATGKKKLVLAGLWTGVCIVGPALSALSEGFDVFVITDACGDVSNEAHERAIQRMVHAGVKPVTSVQYILELQRDWARTGTYEPVTTLMKKYGAGYGLGIQYAHKMVKH